The Thunnus albacares chromosome 21, fThuAlb1.1, whole genome shotgun sequence genome window below encodes:
- the ggh gene encoding gamma-glutamyl hydrolase: MAILSRTTVCFAFRKILFLLFCVSLSCLPFYSSAKKNDRPIIGVLTQEVYSPKPHQTSYIAASYVKYLESAGARVVPVLINQTLEEYKTLFNSINGILYPGGGVSIISSGYARAAKIFYDLAIEANQKGDYFPVWGTCLGFEELTYLTSGKTLLTRTNTTSVALPLNFTNETKESRLFKGFPAELMEALASEPLTENSHKWSMAVETFNTNEELKMFYKVLSTNTDGKIEFVSTVEAYDYPIYGTQWHPEKNAFEWTRPYIPHSPSAIKTTFYMAEFFVSEARKNFHRFETEEGEGKALIYNYSPVYTGIKSAFEQMYFF, encoded by the exons ATGGCGATACTCAGCCGTACAACAGTATGTTTTGCCTTTAGAAAAATCCTCTTCTTATTGTTTTGCGTTTCCCTTTCGTGTCTACCGTTTTATTCTTCAgccaagaaaaacgacagacCTATTATTG GTGTACTGACTCAAGAAGTCTATTCACCTAAACCGCATCAAACATCTTATATAGCTGCCTCATATGTCAAGTACCTGGAGTCAGCAGGAGCGAGGGTTGTCCCTGTTCT GATTAACCAGACACTGGAGGAATATAAGACACTCTTCAACTCCATTAATGG AATCCTTTACCCTGGCGGAGGTGTCAGTATTATCTCATCTGGTTATGCAAGGGCTGCAAAGATCTTTTATGATCTTGCTATTGAG GCAAACCAGAAAGGTGACTATTTTCCTGTGTGGGGCACCTGTCTTGGATTTGAAGAGCTGACCTATTTGACGAGTGGAAAGACGCTACTCACACGTACCAATACCACCAGTGTTGCATTGCCTCTGAACTTCACTAATG AAACCAAAGAAAGCAGGCTGTTTAAAGGCTTCCCAGCTGAACTTATGGAAGCTCTGGCCTCTGAGCCTCTGACAGAAAACTCTCATAAGTGGAGTATGGCAGTGGAG aCTTTTAACACAAATGAGGAACTGAAGATGTTTTACAAAGTTCTCTCCACAAATACAGATGGAAAAATAGAGTTTGTGTCAACAGTGGAAG CGTATGATTATCCGATTTACGGGACACAGTGGCATCCagagaaaaatgcatttgaatgGACAAGGCCTTATATTCCACACTCCCCATCAGCAATCAAAACCACTTTCTATATGGCTGAATTCTTTGTCAGTGAAG CCAGAAAGAACTTTCACAGATTTgaaacagaggagggagagggcaAAGCGCTGATATACAACTACAGTCCTGTTTACACCGGGATCAAGAGTGCCTTTgagcaaatgtattttttctga